CAGCAGCGACGTGGTCGAGCGCAGGAAGAACCACGGATAGACTGGCTTGTCGCGGCCGCTTTCGGCGGCGTGGTCGTAGTAGTTCAGGCCCAGGCACACGGTCTTGCCCGGCTCCGGTACCACCGGCGCCAGCGTCGCACCGGCCAGCGCCAGGCGGTCGGCCGGGCCGGCCAGTTCGATGGCGCGGCGCGCCGCGGCCAGCAGGTCGATCCCGGATTGCAGCGCCTTGCGCGCGTCAAACGGCACGTCGGGCACCAGGCGGTTCAGGTCGATGATGCTGTCGCCGTCGACGACGGCCAGGCGGGCTTCGTGATTGTTGCTGTAGCTGACGAATTTCATGGGTTCTCCTGTTGCTTGGCTAGGTTATGCGGTGATATCGGTAAAACGGATTTTTTTCTGCGCCGCCTTGATGCGGTCCGACGGCGGCTTCGACACGCCCCACTGGTCGAACCGGCCCGGCGGCCAGGTCCAGTCGGCCGGCGCGCCGACCCGATAGCTGTCGTCGACCTGCTGCACGTCGGCCGTGTATTCGATGACGAAATCGTCCGGCCCCACGAAGTACGCGAAGACGTTGTTGCCGGGGCCGTGGCGGCCCACGCCCCACTCGATCGGCCAGCCGGCATCGCTCATGCGGCCGGCGCCGCGCATCACCGCGTCCAGGTCCGGCATCACGAAGGCGATGTGGTTCAGCGTGTTCGCATCGGCATCGGCCAGCGCGATGCTGTGGTGGTCGCTATTGCAACGCATGAAGGCCATGATTCGGGTTCGGTCGGACAGGCGGAAGCCCAGCGCTTCCTCGAAGAAGCGTTGCGCCACGGCCACGTCGGCGCTGTTGAAGACGGCGTGCGTGATTCGTACGGGTGCGTCAGGCACGGGAGCGTCGCGCCGCGCATCCGTCACGGCATGGCGTTCGTCGCCGTGCACGAAGCGCAGGATGCGGCCTTGCGGATCGGCGATGACGACGGCATTGCCGCCGCCCGGCTCGTCGAGCGGCGCCGGGCCGGAGAGCAGCGCGCCGCCCGCTGCCGGCGTGCGGGCGGCGATCGTGTCCAGGTCGGCCGCCGTGGCCACGCTGAAGGTCAGGTTGCGCACGTCCGGCTGCGCGCCGCGGTGCAGCGACAGGATGTGGTGGAAGCTGCCGGTGCCGCGCAGGTAGGCGGCATCGGCCGTGCGTGCCACGGTTTCAAGGTGCCAGGTGCCGGTATAGAACCGCTCCGCCGCGTCGAGGTCGGTGACGCCGATCGCGATGCTGCGCAACTGGCCGGCTGGTGAGGAAGACATGCGGATACTCCTTATGGATTCGAACTGGGCGCGATATCGGGCGCAATATCTTGCGTAATACCGGGTGCAATATCGAGCGCAAGAAAGCGCGCCGCGTTGCCGGTGACAAGTTTTTCGCGCGTGGACGGATCGGCCACGGCAGCCTCGATGCTGGCCACCGGCCGCGGATCGTGGAACGCGAACGGATAATCGGTGCCGATCATCAGCGCATCGGCGCCGAAGCGCTGCAGCAGCACGTTCAGCGTGGGGGAATCGAACACCAGCGTGTCGTAGAACAGGCGGCGCGCCTGCTCGGACGGGCTGGTGGGCATGGTGTCGGCCAGGGCCGGGAACACCTTGCGGGCCTGCTCCAGCCGCGGCAGCAGCATCGCCAGCGTGCCGCCGCCGTGGCTGAACGCGATGCGCAGGCCGGGGTGGCGCTCGATCAGGTTCGATGTCAGCACCGAAGCCGCCGCCAGCCCCACCTCGGAGGGATAACCCAGCGCCTGCAGCAGGTTCGACGGGCCGATCAGGCGGTCGGTGCCGGCAGGCTTCAGCGCATGGACGAACACCGCCACGCCCTTTTCTTCGCATGCGGCGAAGAACGGCGCGAACTCGGGCGCACCGGGCGGGCGGCCGTTGATGTTGCTGCCGATTTCGATGGCGCGAAAGCCCAGCTGGCCGGTGAGGTACTCCAGTTCGGCCAGCGCCAGGTCCATGTCCTGCAGCGGCACCGCGCCCATGCCGACGAGGCGCCCGCCGGACAGCTCGACGGCGGCCGCGACCTGGTCGTTCACGTAGCGCAGCAGCTGCGCCGCGGCGGCTGGCGCCATCCAGTAGGACAGCAGTTCCGGCATCGGCGACAGCGCCTGGCGCGACAGACCCATCTCGTCCATGTCGGCGATGCGGCGGCTCGGGCTCCAGGCTTTTTCCGACACGGTGCGGTACACCTTCCCCGAGATCATCACGTGGCGGTGGCAGGCATGGGCCGGCGCCATCGACGGCCAGTCGGCCGGCAGCGCACTGCCCAGGTAGTGCGGAAAGTCGTGCGGGATGAAGTGCGCGTGCACGTCGATGCCGCAGGTGCAGCCCTGGGACTGACGAGCACCGCGCATCATGCCGTCGCCAGTCCCGCGGCGGCGGCACCGGCGGCGCAGATCGCCTCGTCGTCCTCGCCCTTGCCGCCGCTGGCGCCCACGGCGCCGATGACGATGCCGTCACGCAGCACGGGCACCGAGCCGGCCTGGGGAATGAACTTGCCCTGGCCGGTCGCCGCCAGCGCGTTGAAGAAGGCGGGATTGCCCTGCGCGCGCCCGTGCAGCACGCTGCCGGCCGCACCCATGCCGGCGGCCGCCCAGGCCTTGCCGAGCGCGATATCGGCACGCAGCATGCTGGCGCCATCCTCGCGCTGCAGCGCGACGGGATGGCCGGCCGCATCGAGCACCACCACCGCCACCGGCGGCATGTTGCGGCTGCGCGCATCGGCCAGCGCGGCATGCAGGATTGCGTTGGCCTCGGCCAGGGTCAGGGGGTGGTTCATGATTACTCCAGTAAAAAATTAATCGACTACGCGAATCGGATACGTGCAACGGCCTGCCGCAAACGGCACCTAAACGGCTGCCGCAGCAGGTGCGCCGGCCTTGCGGGCCACCAGCGCGAAGCACAGCGTGGCGCACGCGCCGACGGCGATGGCCAGCGCGGCCAGCCCGCCGAAGCCGGCGTGCATGACGACCGTGCCGGCCAGCGCCGGGCCGATCGCCGAGCCGGTCATCATCATGGCCGGCGTGGCGGCCAGCGCGCGGCCGCTCGGGTCGAGCCGGGCGATCAGGCCGAACAGGAACGTGTGCATGAAGATCAGCACGGCCGGGTAGACGCAGCCCGCCACCGCGTACTGCGGATAGCCGGTGGAAAGGCAAACCATGACGGCCAGCGCGGCCTGCAGCGGCGCCGCCACCAGCGCCACGCGCACCGGATTCAGGCGCTTGTCCAGGAAGCCGGCAACGGCAGCGGGCAGCAGGTTCACCAGGCCGACCACCAGCAACAGCTGATTCACGGCGTCCTGGCCGAAGCCGCGCATGATGCCGATCCGGTCCAGCATGCTGAAGACCAGCGCCTGGTTCAGCGCCATCGCGGTGACGCCGAAGATGGCGCACCACGCCGCGCGGGACAGCCGGCCATGCGAC
Above is a window of Pseudoduganella dura DNA encoding:
- a CDS encoding VOC family protein codes for the protein MSSSPAGQLRSIAIGVTDLDAAERFYTGTWHLETVARTADAAYLRGTGSFHHILSLHRGAQPDVRNLTFSVATAADLDTIAARTPAAGGALLSGPAPLDEPGGGNAVVIADPQGRILRFVHGDERHAVTDARRDAPVPDAPVRITHAVFNSADVAVAQRFFEEALGFRLSDRTRIMAFMRCNSDHHSIALADADANTLNHIAFVMPDLDAVMRGAGRMSDAGWPIEWGVGRHGPGNNVFAYFVGPDDFVIEYTADVQQVDDSYRVGAPADWTWPPGRFDQWGVSKPPSDRIKAAQKKIRFTDITA
- a CDS encoding amidohydrolase family protein; its protein translation is MMRGARQSQGCTCGIDVHAHFIPHDFPHYLGSALPADWPSMAPAHACHRHVMISGKVYRTVSEKAWSPSRRIADMDEMGLSRQALSPMPELLSYWMAPAAAAQLLRYVNDQVAAAVELSGGRLVGMGAVPLQDMDLALAELEYLTGQLGFRAIEIGSNINGRPPGAPEFAPFFAACEEKGVAVFVHALKPAGTDRLIGPSNLLQALGYPSEVGLAAASVLTSNLIERHPGLRIAFSHGGGTLAMLLPRLEQARKVFPALADTMPTSPSEQARRLFYDTLVFDSPTLNVLLQRFGADALMIGTDYPFAFHDPRPVASIEAAVADPSTREKLVTGNAARFLALDIAPGITQDIAPDIAPSSNP
- a CDS encoding GlcG/HbpS family heme-binding protein, yielding MNHPLTLAEANAILHAALADARSRNMPPVAVVVLDAAGHPVALQREDGASMLRADIALGKAWAAAGMGAAGSVLHGRAQGNPAFFNALAATGQGKFIPQAGSVPVLRDGIVIGAVGASGGKGEDDEAICAAGAAAAGLATA